The Cryptomeria japonica chromosome 6, Sugi_1.0, whole genome shotgun sequence genomic interval ttcattgattcgtcttgaagaggcattattgcgacgtcaagaggcagatctgaggagcatcatcatttggaggcatcctagaccagatctgacctcgccattgcgtccggaaggtcgtttccatgaattttggttataaagttggcctattttggtgagaaaaaaaaaaaattccccaattttgctatatcgtacggattttcggAATATTcctgtattttttgaaaaaaaaataataattttattttcattgtctgaaaaaaaaatttcaaaaaattaaaaatcgaaaaaaattgaaaaagatcaaaaaaaattCCGAAaagaatcaaaaaaaaaaacaaaaaaaaaaacatttgtttgggggtccgcagacccccgtgACCCGTGACCGCAGGTTTGCAGGTCTGCGCAGAACATACCTATCTGCAGAATCGGACGACACCATACCTGTCACGGCTGTCCTCGCTCCACGCTCGACATCCTCTGCTCTGCACCCGGCCGCTGGTCTTCTACCGCCCGCCGCGCTCGGCTCCTCGCGCCGCCTCCCAACACCAGCAGCTCCCGGCATCTCCAGCTTCACCGCCCGAGCTCACGTCCCACCTCGTCCACGCTTGATGCCGCCGCACTGGATCTCTCCGCCGACGCCTCCCCCACACCACTGCTGCTTGGCTCCGCCACCACAAGCGGCTCCTCCCACAGGCATCCCCTCAGGCGTcctccgccacgtggcaggcgaccACTGGCCCACGGGTACCTTCTGTACGCCGAGTCAGATTCCGTACGGACGCCACATCAGCAGCCACATCAGCATGCACAGTTAGCATTTCCGTACAGTACGAAATATACAGTCAGCACACCACGCAATCTGTCCGTACAGTACAGACGCACAGTCAGCAGATAGGCCAaagttttgcgacggtcatacggccgtcaaatttaatcaCGTGATTtactgacgtcagcgccacatcagcagggtttgaaaatatttggaccccctctcatttgcatttttgattttgcagttcaacttcaaatggccataacttgctcatttttgctcctttttgggtgcaattttttttgaaatgggctagaatttcgtgctctccgcagtggtgaaagaatttttttattttgatgcatggatttttcagaaaatgcagtttttggtgactgtccctgagtaatcccagtttttgcaactttagaggcttcattTAGGGTCATCCGACCTCcattttaggtgtcatttttttttgaaagtgtgtattttttcatctactttcacatgatgctatcagattgatgtcattgtaagtagaaattgtactttcagatcttggccatttttggctatcttggtacttgtatatttgcttaaatctcagttagattcattgcactcttgattgaagtctcttgtatctcatttgagaagttgtaaaatttgcatcataagtccactttgccttgttttgcaagtggctcattgtaatcgcactaagtataaagtgccaaaatcatcacttttggtggggtactttgattgattgaatttgggggggtgtctcttgtgcttttgtgctcttgtgttacttcctttttgttgctatgggttcttctaagtttcctctcttaactccacataattatgctacttagaaaattgatgcatggagtaaacttatggaaaaaggactcactcattacattgatggaactattgttgctctagctgatcctaaggctgatccagttggtcacttagattggctcactaaaaatatcatggcaattggtaccttaagaaagtatgtatcaaaggatctcattttccatattgagaaatgtactctaatcaaggatgcttggcaaaagtttcaagacttgtatggtcaagttgatgagattaggggatatcaaattgatagtgatctcaccatgttagatcccaagaactttgatactatacaagattatgtcactaaggcaaatgagttgagggcacaactcaaagattgtggcattgataaaaaggatactcaattgatattcaacttgatagggaagcttccacaagaatatgcagcatttgtttctagtttccaaactcataggatgacaatgggttcaagctacaaaatgcctacatttgatgctttcaatgaaatgttgatgatggaacaaactaagttgataagcatgggcattcttaaggcttcttctaagtctcaatcattagtagcaaatcaagggaacaaaggaaatcaaggaaaggacaactcaaacaagaagaaatggcaatcaaagcctaaggacaaagcaccatcttctccacaacaaggagattcattatcttccaagagagataattcaccaaagagggaaagacctacttgtgcttattgtaaaaagattggtcatgaggaacatcgttgccatactaagaagattgatgaactcacacatatcatcaaaaagcataacattgatttgcctaaagtctactagaaggatgattcatcaacttccacttcctcacattcaaaaggaaaagggcaagcattcatggcttctacaagtgaaaaaactcactcttttggaacaagaaaaggaaaagctctatgtgctactatcagtcatgatttagagagatggcttctagattcaggggcttctcatcatttggcatcttcatagtctatgttctctacatttgagccttgcaccatgccacagattttgatgggcaatcatacatacatggatgtgattgggaaaggatctattgacattggggataactccttcaatgatgtgttgtgtgtaccccacttgacaaacaatctcctttctatctatcaaatcacacatggcacaactaagagagttgtggagttcacacctgactcagtttttattagagacatggagactagagctatcattgtgactggggtggttgatcatgcatctcggttatactccttttcagattttgttgatgatgatgatttcacatttgatgattctacacatgatgatcacacttattgtgatggttcagattttgaggagaactttggacacttgaacatggggattctcacatgtgaacccgttcttgagtcttgtatttcatcttctcatattgatatcacatcacctattgcacctgatgatgcagatagtgcgacagttttgccttcatgtgattcagtgcagcaggatattcattgtcttccagcttcagattcatgggatgattacttgacagacattgcaagtttgtttatggaatcctacattgcagatttgggagacatcattgatgacatacatcttctctttgatgaagatgatccttcttcgattgttgcgagggaacactctaaccctcttgttcattctctacatgatcattctttcgaggttgacatgattgtggatacttatgtacagcagttggaggaggtctctttattctttgaggagacacatgagtctttggatattgctctacattcatcttcactagatgttggagttcctttttcagcagtgtggcacagtttaccacctttggaaggggtatctttcagcatcaacatgaagacacttgagcagttttcagagattcctttcatcatgagttttcttcatacatcttcccttcatgattggggagacttcatggatacacctttggttttgtttcttcctaaggggaggaatgttgttcgacgttcgtggagcagtttcttcatacatcgagcttctatcattggtgcagattcttcattgagggaggatcacagtttgacttctcttcttctctcatatgggggcgactttttcttcacatggggttttgttcctcacatacttctttgagagttctcttgtatagctttcatctctcttttgggggaggtttttttcccattgggtttttctctctttccccactttgtaagagatttcattgcattggtttgcatgcatttgcatttgttcatgggtacctaacatggcctcatagccgggacccatcttgcattgcttagttgcattgtagacttaagtgcattcccctaagttgcacttaagggggggtgttggtgtaaataattattcatcatggatattattacacttacttaagtttacttaggataatgcatttcatagtagtttggatatgagacacttgggtgtttgtgtcacattgggatagtgtgtgtaggagaaattccacctcttatggtgttgatcttgttattacactatcatatccacttattgtggagtgataattccaccttcggtgggtgatccacctcatgtggaatattatattatttctcctacctacccacacctatttcctacctacccttgtttcttattgagccacatgtcatatttgtgtgctcatacatatccctagccttgcctatataggcaggctcatctacattgtatgtaacaactattgaacaattattgatcattttctattgatgagaatacagtttattcttgtcccatattatgtctctatcttgtacatttcattgacctcttgatcttggcaaaatccaacaattttcCTATCTATCAAAGCAAGATAGATAGTGAAGAGGTATTGGGGTGCATTGATGCCCTAGAAAACTACTTTGACAATAAAGACATGAATGAGGATGAGAAGGTGAAGTTTGCTAAGACAAATTTGAGAGGTACTACCTACCATGGTGGAGTAGTGTGCAGATAGAGAGAGTAGAAAGAGGGATGACTAAGATCACCACATGGAGTAAGATGAAGGCCATGATGAaggatcaattccttccttctgattaTTCTATTCAGATAAAGAGGTTGGGACAAAATCTGAAACACAAAGACATGGATGTGATGACCTACACTAAGAAATTCCATAAGTTGATTATAAGAGGTGCATTGGAAGATGAGGATAAGAAGGTTGCAAGATATCTTAATAGGCTTAGATACAAATTGCAAGATGAGATTGGTTTGAGTATACCAAAGACACTTAGGGAGTGTTTTGAGTTGGCTATAAGGGCTGAAGGAAAGGTAAAGAGGAAACAAGAGAGACAAGGAGGAAGTGGAAGAGGTAATGCAAATAGAGGAAGGGGCAGCAGGCCTAACaatgaaggacaaggacaaggtAGCAGTGATAAGAGTAAGGAGTCATTTTCTGATCAGAGAGGTGGATATAGAGGTGGACGCAAATTTGGATCAGGTAAAGGATCAGGAGTATTCACTGGAAGGTGTTTCACATGCAATGGATTTGGGCACACTTCCTTCAAGTATTCAATGAATGAACAAGGTGGCTATAAGGGCTGAAGAAAAGGTAAAGAGGAAACAAGAGAGACAAGGAGGAAGTGGCAAAGGTAATGCAAATAGAGGAAGGGGTAGCGGGCCTAACAATGATAAGAGTAAGGAGTCATTTTCAGATCAGAGAGATAGATACAGAGGTGGAGATGGATTTGGATCAGGTAGAGGATCAGGAGTCTTCACGGGAAGGTGTTTCACATGCAATGAAGTTGGGCACACTTCCTTCAAGTGTCCAATGAATGAACAAGGTGGcaagaagactgagaaaagagtTCAG includes:
- the LOC131876783 gene encoding uncharacterized protein LOC131876783, producing the protein MPPKQQIAKENQELKETLEIERRERREQEAARDREMRQMRRENAALQARLEALERGSRRGPQNEEKDVEANDGANENQNEGNGEGELDPEERRMTPVTRDRRFAGLRRTYLSAESDDTIPVTAVLAPRSTSSALHPAAGLLPPAALGSSRRLPTPAAPGISSFTARAHVPPRPRLMPPHWISPPTPPPHHCCLAPPPQAAPPTGIPSGVLRHVAGDHWPTGTFCTPSQIPYGRHISSHISMHS